One Luteibacter sp. 9135 DNA segment encodes these proteins:
- a CDS encoding TonB-dependent receptor domain-containing protein: MKPCRSALFLALASAFAMQAHADDTPPPKTQDLDAVSVIGQGETRQVQRIVPDDQKVLPPGTSPQKILNRLPGVSVQSNDAFGANEESQTITLRGFNATRLGYTLDGLPLGDNAYGNYNGLNISRALIAENMATVELSEGIGALGTASTSNLGGAIQYFSADPSKTFGGKVAQTFGSDHNRRTYVRLDSGDYKGFSMYLSGARADADMWAQPGSKTDTKQFNGKAVYEFGDGNRITGFADTSRTSQADYAYLSKSGLQRGLGWDWNLYAPDWNRALAAAYCAPVYTKGGVKDPRCGFSGGVDNIDDAYYQSRALRRDDLYYLAGDFAVADGATLHTQVYHHENAGQGHWWSPGQRSNPGTAEELPISIRSTNYTINRNGAIASLAWDLGGHHVEGGVWYEKNDHHVERNFYYIDGPVSDNYYLSDPDRRLFSQDYTITTRQAYLQDSFKAMDDRLTVDFGVKSPHTTMKAVEGPGVESPYANGTLKADKALLPQAGLAFQLAPGQELFLSYAKNIAAFQGGGAGGPLAVGQAAFDGSKSDLKPEQSRSIDGGFRSVGQAYEASVALYDVKFDNRLLSLNPCSSIEQGTRPGCNTAFVNVGSVSSRGAEFTFIWKPIRGFEWYNSASFNTSKYDDNYVANGVVVPVKDKTTVDTPKRMFASEVSYTYGPWSASLRGKYTGKRYYTYTNDQSVAGATAFDFGAAYAFGAMGSLKALTLALNVTNLTDHRYASNLSAFGATDAQGRSLAFHASAPRQTFVTLSADF, from the coding sequence ATGAAGCCCTGCCGCAGTGCCCTGTTCCTCGCCCTCGCTTCCGCCTTTGCCATGCAGGCCCACGCGGACGACACGCCGCCGCCGAAAACCCAGGACCTGGACGCGGTATCCGTGATCGGCCAGGGCGAGACGCGCCAGGTGCAGCGCATCGTGCCCGACGACCAGAAGGTGCTGCCGCCCGGCACCAGCCCGCAGAAGATCCTCAATCGCCTTCCCGGCGTGTCCGTGCAGTCCAACGACGCGTTCGGTGCCAACGAGGAGTCGCAGACGATCACCCTACGCGGTTTCAACGCCACGCGCCTGGGCTACACGCTGGACGGCTTGCCCTTGGGCGACAACGCCTACGGCAACTACAACGGCCTGAACATCTCGCGCGCCCTGATCGCCGAGAACATGGCCACGGTGGAATTGTCCGAGGGCATCGGCGCGCTGGGCACCGCGTCCACCAGCAACCTGGGCGGCGCCATCCAGTATTTCTCGGCCGACCCGTCGAAGACTTTCGGCGGCAAGGTGGCACAGACCTTCGGCAGCGACCACAACCGCCGCACGTATGTCCGCCTGGATTCCGGTGACTACAAGGGTTTCTCCATGTACCTGTCCGGCGCCAGGGCCGATGCGGACATGTGGGCGCAGCCCGGTTCGAAGACGGACACCAAACAGTTCAACGGCAAGGCCGTGTACGAGTTCGGCGACGGCAATCGCATCACCGGCTTCGCCGACACCTCGCGCACCTCGCAGGCCGATTACGCCTACCTGTCCAAGAGCGGGTTGCAGCGTGGCCTGGGCTGGGACTGGAACCTGTATGCGCCGGACTGGAACCGCGCGCTGGCCGCGGCGTACTGCGCACCGGTCTACACCAAAGGCGGCGTGAAGGACCCGCGCTGCGGCTTTTCCGGTGGCGTGGACAACATCGACGATGCCTACTACCAGAGCCGCGCCCTGCGCCGTGATGATCTTTACTACCTGGCCGGCGATTTCGCCGTGGCGGACGGCGCCACGCTGCACACGCAGGTATACCATCACGAGAACGCCGGCCAGGGCCACTGGTGGTCGCCGGGCCAGCGCTCCAACCCGGGCACGGCCGAGGAACTGCCGATCTCCATCCGCAGCACCAACTACACGATCAATCGCAACGGCGCCATTGCGTCGCTGGCGTGGGACCTGGGTGGCCACCACGTGGAAGGCGGCGTGTGGTACGAGAAGAACGACCACCATGTCGAGCGCAACTTCTATTACATCGACGGGCCGGTCAGCGACAACTATTACCTGTCGGATCCGGATCGCCGCCTGTTCTCCCAGGACTATACGATCACCACCCGGCAGGCCTACCTGCAGGACAGCTTCAAGGCGATGGACGATCGGCTGACCGTCGACTTCGGCGTCAAGAGCCCGCACACCACGATGAAGGCGGTGGAAGGCCCGGGCGTGGAAAGTCCCTATGCCAACGGCACCCTGAAGGCGGACAAGGCGCTGCTGCCGCAGGCGGGCCTGGCCTTCCAGCTGGCGCCGGGCCAGGAGCTGTTCCTGTCGTACGCGAAGAACATCGCCGCGTTCCAGGGCGGCGGTGCCGGTGGTCCGCTGGCGGTGGGGCAGGCCGCGTTCGACGGGTCGAAGTCCGACCTCAAGCCCGAGCAGTCGCGCTCGATCGACGGCGGCTTCCGCAGTGTCGGCCAGGCGTACGAGGCTTCCGTGGCGCTGTACGACGTGAAGTTCGACAACCGCCTGCTGTCGCTCAACCCGTGCTCAAGCATCGAGCAGGGCACGCGGCCGGGCTGCAACACCGCGTTCGTTAACGTGGGTTCGGTGTCCAGCCGCGGCGCGGAGTTCACCTTCATCTGGAAACCGATCCGCGGTTTCGAGTGGTACAACTCGGCCTCGTTCAACACCTCGAAATACGACGACAACTACGTAGCCAATGGCGTGGTCGTGCCGGTGAAGGACAAGACCACGGTGGATACGCCCAAGCGCATGTTCGCCAGCGAAGTCAGCTACACCTATGGCCCGTGGTCGGCCAGCCTGCGTGGCAAGTACACCGGCAAGCGCTACTACACGTACACCAACGACCAGAGCGTGGCCGGCGCCACGGCGTTCGACTTCGGCGCGGCCTACGCGTTCGGCGCGATGGGCAGCCTGAAGGCGCTGACCCTGGCATTGAATGTCACCAACCTCACCGACCATCGCTACGCCAGCAACCTGTCCGCGTTCGGGGCGACCGACGCGCAAGGCCGCTCGCTCGCCTTCCACGCCAGTGCACCGCGGCAGACCTTCGTCACCCTATCGGCGGATTTCTGA
- a CDS encoding glycerophosphodiester phosphodiesterase produces the protein MKALVLSSSALVLLLGALPMSTPAAPVPAVAPAAPIAARVLVIGHRGASALRPEHTLASYAVAIADGADFVEPDLVSTKDGVLVVRHENEIGGTTDVASHPEFAARRTTKVVDGETITGWFTEDFILAELKTLRARERLADIRKANTAYDGQFTVPTFEEMIEFVAAEASARHRVIGLIPEIKHATYFHGIGLPMEDKLLAMLAAHAYTRTAPVEIQSFEVGNLRYLHGKLGKSHPNIRLLQLMDAPDKHPADDASLTYGAMMTPAGLKTVAAYADAIGPSTRSIIPLTKDGRLAPVAPLVHDAHAAGLEVHPYTFRPENHFLAADFRDAGGDAARNEAGSVAEIRAYLATGIDAFFTDDPALGRKALDAH, from the coding sequence ATGAAGGCGCTTGTTCTATCCTCGTCCGCCCTGGTCCTGTTGCTTGGAGCGCTGCCGATGTCCACGCCCGCCGCCCCGGTCCCTGCCGTCGCCCCGGCCGCGCCGATCGCCGCCAGGGTGCTCGTCATCGGCCATCGCGGGGCCAGCGCGCTGCGCCCCGAGCACACGCTGGCCTCCTATGCCGTGGCCATCGCGGACGGGGCCGACTTCGTCGAGCCCGACCTGGTCTCCACGAAGGATGGCGTGCTGGTGGTGCGGCACGAGAACGAGATCGGCGGCACCACCGACGTGGCGTCCCATCCGGAATTCGCAGCGCGCCGCACCACCAAGGTGGTGGACGGCGAGACGATCACCGGCTGGTTCACGGAGGATTTCATCCTTGCCGAACTGAAGACGCTACGGGCGCGCGAGCGCCTGGCGGACATCCGCAAGGCGAACACGGCCTACGACGGCCAGTTCACCGTGCCCACCTTCGAGGAGATGATCGAGTTCGTCGCCGCCGAAGCCTCGGCCCGGCACCGCGTGATCGGCCTGATCCCGGAGATCAAGCACGCCACCTATTTCCACGGCATCGGCCTGCCGATGGAGGACAAGCTGCTGGCGATGCTGGCCGCCCATGCCTACACGCGCACGGCGCCGGTGGAAATCCAGTCGTTCGAGGTGGGCAACCTCCGCTACCTGCACGGCAAGCTGGGTAAGAGCCATCCGAACATCCGCCTGCTGCAGCTGATGGACGCGCCGGACAAGCACCCCGCCGACGATGCCTCGCTGACCTACGGCGCCATGATGACGCCGGCGGGGCTCAAGACGGTGGCCGCGTATGCGGATGCCATCGGGCCGTCCACGCGTAGCATCATTCCGCTGACGAAGGACGGCCGACTGGCGCCGGTGGCGCCGCTGGTGCACGACGCCCACGCGGCCGGACTGGAAGTGCACCCGTACACCTTCCGGCCGGAAAACCACTTCCTGGCGGCCGATTTCCGCGACGCTGGCGGCGACGCGGCGCGCAACGAAGCCGGGTCGGTGGCGGAAATCCGCGCCTATCTGGCCACCGGCATCGATGCATTCTTCACCGACGATCCGGCGCTGGGGCGCAAGGCACTGGACGCTCACTGA
- a CDS encoding amino acid permease, which yields MSLARFLRHKSVEQLQAEVGLRKDFRRVLGLWQLTAIGIGGIIGVGIFVLAGQQAALNAGPAVALSFIIAGFGSACAALCYAEFAGLIPVTGSAYTYGYAVLGEGAAWIIGWDLLLEYALVVAVVAIGWSGYVQVLLASAGVHLPEWAQKSMSADTMAYYWQQAKLGMGLSVSRPLPGPTDGHRFNIIAAGISLFVAVLLSVKTEWGARLNTFIVGIKVIGVALVIGVGAFFINTANWHPFIPERIVDAKGIGHFGWQGVLTGASVVFFAVFGYDTLTTAAEEARDPQRDLPRAVLLSLAVAMVLYIAVSLVLTGIVPYGTLDGEASVSDAFNAIGLPWLSNVIAVAAVIGVISVLFAFMLGAARIWFALARDGLLPAWFARVHPRYGTPARPTMILGIFTAVVAGLLPIGEVAELVNIGTLSAFILICASVLVLRVRKPELERKFRTPAVWFVAPLGILFSLALIWGLPAITFERFAIWMALGLIVYFTYGIKHSKLNRD from the coding sequence ATGTCATTAGCCAGGTTCCTCCGGCACAAGTCCGTCGAGCAATTGCAGGCCGAAGTGGGCCTGCGCAAGGACTTCAGACGTGTGCTGGGGTTGTGGCAGCTCACCGCCATCGGTATCGGCGGCATCATCGGCGTGGGCATTTTCGTACTGGCCGGCCAGCAGGCGGCGCTCAACGCGGGCCCGGCGGTGGCCCTGAGCTTCATCATCGCGGGCTTCGGCAGCGCGTGCGCGGCGCTGTGCTACGCGGAGTTCGCCGGCCTGATCCCGGTCACCGGCAGCGCCTATACCTATGGCTACGCCGTGCTCGGCGAGGGCGCGGCCTGGATCATCGGCTGGGACCTGTTGCTGGAATATGCCCTGGTGGTGGCGGTGGTCGCCATCGGCTGGTCCGGCTACGTGCAGGTGTTGCTGGCCTCGGCCGGCGTGCACCTGCCGGAGTGGGCGCAGAAGAGCATGAGCGCCGACACCATGGCCTACTACTGGCAGCAGGCGAAGCTGGGCATGGGCCTGTCGGTCAGCCGGCCCCTGCCGGGTCCGACGGACGGGCATCGCTTCAACATCATCGCCGCCGGCATCTCGCTGTTCGTCGCCGTCCTGCTCTCGGTCAAGACCGAGTGGGGGGCGCGCCTGAACACGTTCATTGTCGGCATCAAGGTCATCGGCGTGGCGCTGGTCATCGGCGTGGGCGCATTTTTCATCAACACGGCGAACTGGCACCCGTTCATCCCCGAGCGCATCGTCGACGCCAAGGGCATCGGCCACTTCGGCTGGCAGGGCGTGCTCACCGGTGCCAGCGTGGTGTTCTTCGCCGTGTTCGGCTACGACACCCTGACCACCGCGGCCGAGGAGGCGCGTGATCCGCAGCGCGACCTGCCGCGCGCGGTGCTGTTGTCGCTTGCCGTGGCCATGGTGCTGTATATCGCGGTATCGCTGGTGCTCACCGGCATCGTGCCCTACGGCACGCTCGACGGCGAGGCCTCCGTGTCCGATGCGTTCAACGCCATTGGCCTGCCCTGGCTCAGCAACGTTATCGCCGTAGCGGCCGTCATCGGCGTGATCAGCGTGCTGTTCGCCTTCATGCTCGGTGCCGCGCGCATCTGGTTCGCGCTGGCACGCGATGGCCTGCTGCCGGCCTGGTTCGCCCGCGTGCACCCGCGCTACGGCACGCCGGCCCGGCCGACCATGATCCTGGGCATCTTCACCGCCGTGGTCGCCGGCCTGCTGCCCATCGGCGAGGTCGCCGAGCTGGTCAATATCGGCACGCTCAGCGCCTTCATCCTCATCTGCGCATCGGTGCTGGTGCTGCGCGTGCGCAAGCCGGAGCTGGAGCGCAAGTTCCGTACCCCGGCGGTGTGGTTCGTCGCGCCGCTGGGCATCCTGTTCTCGCTCGCGCTGATCTGGGGCCTGCCGGCCATCACCTTCGAGCGCTTCGCCATCTGGATGGCCCTGGGCCTGATCGTCTACTTCACCTACGGCATAAAGCACAGCAAGCTCAATCGCGACTGA
- a CDS encoding TonB-dependent receptor, with amino-acid sequence MPSTKPLTRTALALALGLAVCPAAFAQSTTGGVFGQAPATPGQSVVITSDTGLSREVPVDERGRYSAGQLPLGTYTVTLKANGQAVDTRQNVVLKVGAGTEVSFAAAAGTATAAQDMSGVSVSASALAKIDVSTIDSRTVVTSEQLARLPLGRNAEAIALLAPGVVNNGGSFKGPTGKSLVSFGGSAASENAYYVNGFSTTDALLGFGGLSLPYGAIDQQEVYTGGYSAQYGRSDGGVINVVGKRGTNEWHFGTQVLWEPAFARANQRNRYYESGLPSSPRAGNLYAPDGQNGTDSTTVSAYAGGPLIKDKLFIFIAGEYQRQQGNTVNPVSGYTSTKPYVDYTYNSPRWYGKVDWNITDNHILELTGASDKYETSGSIYNYDYVGRTRQARIGQDDDIKTGGDLWSAKYTGYITDNLTISALYGKQHTTAYDAPGGYDPTLTYVNNQVNQNPALNGGTARGNSQTVASLTPAGRGGRTTNTRFDITYKIGDHTITAGIDNQTGTAIDQGNVTSGPGYSWEYGVADPNTPISTGLGVPATAGFPNGAGGYYVIRNINSSLATVRSAQRAQYIEDKWQINDQWLLSAGIRNDQFQNFNANGDAFITQHKPQWAPRLGASWDVFGDATFKVYANAGRYYLGLPLNPALNAAGGALTTSQYFTYGGIAADGTPTALTAISPPVAANNTFGQLPDPKTVTTQGLKSEYQDEFILGFTKTLGTDWVYGAKATQRVLRNAIDDYCDIDVVLAKATSLGYDVTDQSNPVSCWLFNPGKANTFNLVDTSGNYVKVPLSNAEFGFDRLKRRYYALETFLEHPFADGWYGKVSYTFSRSYGNTEGQLRSDLYRESRGTGQTAVSTTQDWDNAYIMVNTNGVQNNDHKHQLKLFGYYQFSPEWLVSGNLSMISGAPKPCLGYFGPDRTDPAGYGNSYHFCNGLPSPPGSHGRLPWVRQVDLGVTYRPAFADAKLAFNANVFNVLNEQRTIGIFPNSEQSPNLANPLYGTPTSVQQPRYVRLSVNYDY; translated from the coding sequence ATGCCCAGCACCAAGCCGTTGACCCGAACCGCCCTTGCGCTTGCCCTCGGCCTTGCCGTGTGCCCCGCCGCGTTCGCCCAGTCGACCACCGGCGGCGTCTTCGGCCAGGCACCGGCCACGCCCGGCCAGTCCGTGGTGATCACCAGCGACACCGGCCTCAGCCGCGAGGTACCCGTGGACGAGCGGGGTCGTTACTCCGCCGGGCAGCTGCCGCTGGGCACCTACACGGTGACGCTCAAGGCCAACGGACAGGCCGTGGACACCCGCCAGAACGTCGTGCTCAAGGTGGGCGCAGGCACCGAGGTGTCATTCGCAGCGGCGGCGGGCACGGCCACGGCCGCCCAGGACATGAGCGGGGTGTCCGTCTCCGCGTCGGCGCTGGCAAAGATCGACGTATCCACCATTGACTCCCGCACGGTGGTGACCTCCGAGCAACTGGCCCGCCTTCCGCTGGGCCGCAACGCCGAAGCCATCGCGCTGCTGGCCCCCGGCGTGGTGAACAACGGCGGCAGCTTCAAGGGCCCCACCGGCAAGTCGTTGGTGAGCTTCGGCGGTTCGGCGGCCAGCGAGAATGCCTACTACGTCAACGGATTCTCCACCACGGATGCCCTGCTCGGCTTCGGCGGATTGTCGCTGCCGTACGGCGCGATCGATCAGCAGGAGGTCTATACCGGCGGTTACAGCGCTCAGTACGGGCGTTCCGACGGCGGCGTCATCAACGTCGTGGGCAAGCGCGGCACCAACGAATGGCACTTCGGCACGCAGGTGCTGTGGGAGCCGGCGTTCGCCCGGGCCAACCAGCGCAACCGTTACTACGAGAGCGGCCTGCCGTCGTCGCCGCGTGCCGGCAACCTCTACGCGCCGGACGGGCAGAACGGCACCGACAGCACCACGGTCAGCGCGTATGCCGGCGGCCCGCTGATCAAGGACAAGCTGTTCATCTTCATCGCCGGTGAATACCAGCGGCAGCAGGGCAACACGGTCAACCCGGTCAGCGGCTACACCAGCACCAAGCCTTACGTGGATTACACCTATAACTCGCCGCGCTGGTACGGCAAGGTGGATTGGAACATCACCGATAACCACATCCTCGAGCTGACCGGTGCCTCGGACAAGTACGAGACATCGGGCAGCATCTACAACTACGACTACGTGGGACGCACACGCCAGGCGCGCATCGGCCAGGACGACGACATCAAGACCGGCGGCGACCTCTGGTCGGCCAAGTACACCGGCTATATCACCGATAACCTGACCATCAGCGCCCTGTACGGCAAGCAGCACACCACGGCCTACGACGCCCCGGGCGGCTACGATCCGACGCTGACCTACGTCAACAACCAGGTGAACCAGAACCCCGCCCTCAACGGCGGCACCGCACGCGGCAACAGCCAGACCGTGGCCAGCCTGACACCCGCCGGCCGCGGCGGTCGCACCACGAATACGCGTTTCGACATCACCTACAAGATCGGCGACCACACGATCACCGCCGGCATCGACAACCAGACCGGCACGGCGATCGATCAGGGCAACGTCACCTCCGGGCCGGGGTATTCGTGGGAATACGGCGTGGCCGACCCGAACACACCGATCTCCACCGGCCTGGGCGTGCCCGCCACGGCGGGTTTCCCCAATGGCGCCGGCGGCTACTACGTGATCCGCAACATCAACAGCAGCCTGGCCACCGTGCGCTCCGCGCAGCGCGCTCAGTACATCGAGGACAAATGGCAGATCAACGACCAGTGGCTGCTGTCGGCGGGTATCCGCAACGACCAGTTCCAGAATTTCAATGCCAACGGCGATGCCTTCATCACCCAGCACAAGCCGCAGTGGGCCCCTCGGCTGGGTGCCAGCTGGGACGTATTCGGAGACGCGACGTTCAAGGTCTACGCGAACGCGGGACGCTACTACCTCGGCCTGCCGCTGAACCCCGCACTGAACGCAGCCGGCGGGGCGCTGACCACATCGCAATACTTCACCTACGGCGGCATTGCGGCTGACGGCACGCCCACGGCGCTCACCGCCATCTCGCCTCCCGTGGCCGCCAACAACACCTTTGGCCAGTTGCCCGATCCGAAGACGGTGACCACCCAGGGCCTCAAGTCCGAATACCAGGACGAGTTCATCCTCGGCTTCACCAAGACGCTGGGCACGGACTGGGTCTACGGCGCCAAGGCCACCCAACGCGTCCTGCGCAACGCGATCGACGATTACTGCGACATCGACGTGGTGCTGGCCAAGGCCACCTCGCTGGGCTACGACGTGACCGACCAGAGCAACCCGGTCAGCTGCTGGTTGTTCAACCCCGGCAAGGCCAACACGTTCAACCTGGTGGACACCAGCGGCAACTATGTGAAGGTGCCGCTTTCCAATGCAGAATTCGGCTTCGATCGCCTGAAGCGTCGCTACTACGCCCTGGAAACCTTCCTGGAGCATCCGTTCGCCGATGGCTGGTACGGCAAGGTCAGTTACACGTTCTCACGCAGCTACGGCAACACCGAAGGCCAGCTTCGTTCCGATCTCTACCGGGAATCCCGCGGTACCGGCCAGACGGCGGTGTCGACCACGCAGGACTGGGACAACGCGTACATCATGGTCAACACCAACGGCGTGCAGAACAACGACCACAAGCACCAGCTAAAGCTGTTCGGGTATTACCAGTTCAGTCCCGAGTGGCTGGTCAGCGGCAACCTGAGCATGATCTCCGGCGCGCCCAAGCCGTGCCTCGGCTACTTCGGCCCGGATCGCACCGACCCGGCGGGCTACGGCAACAGCTACCACTTCTGCAACGGGCTGCCGTCGCCTCCGGGAAGCCACGGCCGCCTGCCGTGGGTGCGCCAGGTGGACCTGGGCGTGACCTACCGCCCGGCCTTCGCCGATGCGAAGCTGGCGTTCAACGCGAACGTGTTCAACGTGCTGAACGAACAGCGCACGATCGGCATTTTCCCGAACTCGGAGCAGAGCCCTAACCTGGCCAACCCGCTGTACGGCACGCCGACGTCGGTGCAGCAGCCGCGGTATGTGCGGCTGAGCGTCAACTACGACTACTGA